Proteins from a genomic interval of Macaca mulatta isolate MMU2019108-1 chromosome 18, T2T-MMU8v2.0, whole genome shotgun sequence:
- the SALL3 gene encoding sal-like protein 3 isoform X1 yields MSRRKQAKPQHLKSDEELPPPDGAPEHAAPGEGADDADSGPESRSGGEETSVCEKCCAEFFKWADFLEHQRSCTKLPPVLIVHEDAPAPPPEDFPEPSPTSSPSERAESEAAEEAGAEGAEGEARPAEKEAEPMDAEPAGDTRVPRPPPAAPAPPTPAYGAPSTNVTLEALLSTKVAVAQFSQGARAAGGSGTGGGVAAAAVPLILEQLMALQQQQIHQLQLIEQIRSQVALMQRPPPRPSLSPAAAPSAPGPAPTQLPGLAALPLSAGAPAAAPAGSGPAAPAAFEGSQPLSRPESGASTPGGTAEPSAPAAPSAAPAPAAPAPAPAPQSAASSQPQSASTPPALGPGSLLGAAPGLPSPLLPQTSASGVIFPNPLVSIAATANALDPLSALMKHRKGKPPNVSVFEPKASAEDPFFKHKCRFCAKVFGSDSALQIHLRSHTGERPFKCNICGNRFSTKGNLKVHFQRHKEKYPHIQMNPYPVPEYLDNVPTCSGIPYGMSLPPEKPVTTWLDSKPVLPTVPTSVGLQLPPTVPGAHGYTDSPTATPASRSPQRPSPASSECASLSPGLNHPESGVSATAESPQPLLGGPPLTKAEPVSLPCTNVRAGDTPVGAQASAAPTSVDGAPTSLGSPGLPAVSEQFKAQFPFGGLLDSMQTSETSKLQQLVENIDKKMTDPNQCVICHRVLSCQSALKMHYRTHTGERPFKCKICGRAFTTKGNLKTHFGVHRAKPPLRVQHSCPICQKKFTNAVVLQQHIRMHMGGQIPNTPLPEGFQDAMDSELAYDDKNAEILSSYDDDMDENSMEDDAELKDAASDPAKPLLSYAGSCPPSPPSVISSIAALENQMKMIDSVMSCQQLTSLKSVDNGSGESDRLSNDSSSAVGDLESHSAGSPALSESSSSQALSPAPSNGESFRSKSPGLGAPEEPQEIPLKTERPDSPAPAPGSGGAPGRAGIKEEAPFSLLFLNRERGKCPSTVCGVCGKPFACKSALEIHYRSHTKERPFVCALCRRGCSTMGNLKQHLLTHRLKELPSQLFDPNFALGPSQSTPSLISSAAPTMIKVEVNGHGKAMALGEGPPLPAGVQVPAGPQTVMGPGLTPMLAPPPRRTPKQHNCQSCGKTFSSASALQIHERTHTGEKPFGCTICGRAFTTKGNLKVHMGTHMWNNAPARRGRRLSVENPMALLGGDALKFSEMFQKDLAARAMNVDPSFWNQYAAAITNGLAMKNNEISVIQNGGIPQLPVSLGGSALPPLGTMASGMDKARTGSSPPIVSLDKASSETAASRPFTRFIEDNKEIGIN; encoded by the exons CCGCCCCGGGGGAAGGCGCGGACGACGCCGACAGCGGGCCCGAGAGCCGCAGCGGGGGCGAGGAGACCAGCGTGTGCGAGAAATGCTGCGCCGAGTTCTTCAAGTGGGCAGACTTCTTGGAGCACCAGCGGAGCTGCACCAAGCTCCCGCCCGTGCTGATCGTGCACGAGGACGCGCCCGCGCCGCCCCCCGAGGACTTCCCCGAGCCTTCGCCCACCAGCTCCCCCAGCGAGCGCGCCGAAAGCGAGGCAGCGGAGGAGGCGGGCGCCGAGGGCGCGGAGGGCGAGGCCAGGCCTGCGGAGAAGGAGGCCGAGCCCATGGACGCGGAACCCGCGGGGGACACTCGCGTGCCCCGGCCCCCGCCCGCGGCCCCTGCACCCCCCACGCCCGCCTACGGCGCGCCCAGCACCAACGTGACCCTGGAGGCGCTGCTGAGTACGAAGGTGGCCGTGGCGCAGTTCTCGCAGGGCGCGCGCGCAGCGGGCGGCTCGGGCACAGGTGGCGGCGTGGCGGCTGCCGCCGTGCCTCTGATCCTGGAGCAGCTCATGgccctgcagcagcagcagatcCACCAGCTACAGCTCATCGAGCAGATCCGCAGCCAGGTGGCCCTCATGCAGCGCCCGCCTCCGCGGCCCTCACTCAGTCCTGCGGCCGCCCCGAGCGCACCGGGCCCGGCCCCCACCCAGCTGCCCGGGCTGGCGGCCCTCCCTCTGTCGGCAGGggcccccgccgccgcccccgcgGGCTCGGGCCCCGCCGCCCCGGCTGCCTTCGAGGGCTCGCAGCCCCTGTCCCGGCCCGAGTCTGGCGCCAGCACCCCCGGCGGCACCGCGGAGCCCAGCGCGCCCGCCGCCCCCAGCGCCGCCCCGGCCCCTGccgcccccgccccggccccAGCGCCGCAGAGTGCGGCCTCATCGCAGCCACAGAGCGCGTCCACGCCGCCTGCCCTGGGCCCGGGGTCCCTGCTGGGCGCGGCGCCCGGCCTGCCAAGCCCGCTTCTACCTCAGACCTCTGCCAGCGGCGTCATCTTCCCCAACCCGCTGGTCAGCATCGCGGCCACGGCCAACGCCCTGGACCCGCTGTCCGCGCTCATGAAGCACCGCAAGGGCAAGCCGCCCAATGTGTCAGTGTTCGAGCCCAAGGCCAGTGCCGAGGACCCGTTTTTCAAGCACAAATGCCGCTTCTGCGCCAAGGTCTTCGGCAGTGACAGCGCGCTCCAGATCCACCTGCGCTCGCACACAGGCGAGCGGCCCTTCAAGTGCAACATCTGCGGGAACCGCTTCTCCACCAAAGGCAACCTGAAGGTGCACTTCCAGAGGCACAAGGAGAAGTACCCCCACATCCAGATGAACCCCTACCCGGTCCCCGAGTACCTGGACAATGTGCCCACTTGCTCGGGCATTCCCTACGGCATGTCGTTGCCCCCAGAGAAGCCCGTGACCACCTGGCTGGACAGCAAGCCCGTGCTGCCCACCGTGCCCACGTCCGTGGGGCTGCAACTGCCGCCCACTGTCCCTGGCGCGCACGGCTACACGGACTCCCCCACCGCCACCCCCGCCAGCCGCTCCCCGCAGAGGCCCTCGCCCGCCTCCAGCGAGTGCGCCTCCTTGTCCCCAGGCCTGAACCACCCCGAGTCCGGCGTGTCAGCCACCGCCGAGTCCCCACAGCCACTCCTCGGCGGGCCGCCCCTGACTAAAGCCGAGCCCGTCAGCTTGCCTTGCACCAATGTCAGGGCCGGGGACACTCCCGTGGGCGCGCAGGCCAGCGCCGCGCCAACATCGGTGGATGGCGCTCCCACGAGCCTCGGCAGCCCCGGGCTGCCCGCCGTCTCCGAGCAGTTCAAGGCCCAGTTTCCGTTCGGCGGGCTGCTGGACTCGATGCAAACGTCGGAAACCTCGAAGCTGCAGCAGCTGGTGGAGAACATCGACAAGAAGATGACGGACCCGAACCAGTGCGTCATCTGCCACCGGGTGCTGAGCTGCCAGAGCGCGCTGAAGATGCACTACCGGACGCACACGGGGGAGCGGCCGTTCAAGTGCAAGATCTGCGGCCGCGCCTTCACGACCAAGGGCAACCTCAAGACGCACTTCGGCGTGCACCGCGCCAAGCCGCCCCTGCGCGTTCAGCACTCCTGCCCCATCTGCCAGAAGAAGTTCACCAATGCCGTGGTCCTGCAGCAGCACATTCGCATGCACATGGGCGGCCAGATCCCCAACACGCCGCTGCCCGAGGGCTTCCAGGATGCCATGGACTCCGAGCTGGCCTACGACGACAAGAACGCGGAGATTCTGAGCAGCTACGACGACGACATGGACGAGAACTCCATGGAAGACGACGCCGAGCTGAAGGACGCGGCCAGCGACCCGGCCAAGCCGCTCCTATCCTACGCGGGGTCCTGCCCGCCCTCCCCGCCCTCGGTCATCTCCAGCATCGCCGCCCTGGAGAACCAGATGAAGATGATCGACTCGGTCATGAGCTGCCAGCAGCTGACCAGCCTCAAGTCCGTGGATAACGGGTCCGGAGAGAGTGACCGCCTGAGCAACGACTCCTCGTCGGCCGTGGGCGACCTGGAGAGCCACAGCGCGGGTAGCCCCGCCCTGTCCGAGTCCTCGTCCTCGCAGGCCCTGTCGCCGGCCCCCAGCAACGGCGAGAGCTTCCGCTCCAAGTCCCCGGGCCTGGGCGCCCCGGAGGAGCCCCAGGAGATCCCGCTCAAGACCGAGAGGCCCGACAGCCCGGCCCCCGCCCCAGGCAGTGGAGGCGCCCCCGGCCGCGCGGGCATCAAGGAGGAGGCGCCCTTCAGCCTGCTGTTCCTGAACAGGGAGCGGGGTAAGTGTCCCAGCactgtgtgtggtgtctgtggcAAGCCTTTTGCTTGCAAGAGCGCGTTGGAAATCCACTACCGCAGCCATACTAAGGAGCGGCCGTTCGTCTGCGCGCTCTGCAGGCGAGGGTGCTCCACTATGGGTAATTTAAAACAGCACTTACTGACGCACAGATTGAAAGAGCTGCCTTCTCAGTTATTTGACCCCAACTTTGCTCTAGGTCCCAGCCAAAGCACTCCTAGCCTGATCTCCAGCGCCGCACCCACCATGATCAAAGTGGAAGTGAACGGTCACGGCAAGGCCATGGCGCTGGGCGAGGGTCCCCCGCTGCCCGCGGGCGTCCAGGTCCCCGCCGGGCCTCAGACAGTGATGGGCCCGGGCCTGACGCCCATGCTGGCCCCCCCGCCCCGCCGGACGCCCAAGCAGCACAACTGCCAGTCGTGCGGGAAGACCTTCTCCTCGGCCAGTGCCCTGCAGATCCATGAGCGCACGCACACCGGCGAGAAGCCGTTCGGTTGCACCATCTGCGGCCGGGCCTTCACCACCAAGGGCAACCTCAAG GTGCACATGGGGACACACATGTGGAATAACGCCCCCGCGAGACGCGGCCGCCGCCTGTCTGTGGAGAACCCCATGGCTCTCCTAGGGGGCGATGCCCTGAAGTTCTCTGAAATGTTCCAGAAGGACCTGGCGGCTCGGGCAATGAACGTCGACCCCAGTTTTTGGAACCAGTATGCTGCAGCCATCACGAACGGGCTCGCCATGAAGAACAACGAGATCTCCGTCATCCAGAACGGAGGCATCCCCCAGCTCCCCGTGAGTCTCGGGGGCAGCGCCTTACCCCCTCTGGGCACCATGGCCAGTGGGATGGACAAAGCGCGTACCGGCAGTAGCCCACCCATCGTCAGCTTGGACAAAGCAAGCTCAGAAACAGCAGCCAGCCGCCCATTCACACGGTTTATCGAGGACAACAAGGAGATTGGTATCAACTAG
- the SALL3 gene encoding sal-like protein 3 isoform X2, with protein MSRRKQAKPQHLKSDEELPPPDGAPEHAAPGEGADDADSGPESRSGGEETSVCEKCCAEFFKWADFLEHQRSCTKLPPVLIVHEDAPAPPPEDFPEPSPTSSPSERAESEAAEEAGAEGAEGEARPAEKEAEPMDAEPAGDTRVPRPPPAAPAPPTPAYGAPSTNVTLEALLSTKVAVAQFSQGARAAGGSGTGGGVAAAAVPLILEQLMALQQQQIHQLQLIEQIRSQVALMQRPPPRPSLSPAAAPSAPGPAPTQLPGLAALPLSAGAPAAAPAGSGPAAPAAFEGSQPLSRPESGASTPGGTAEPSAPAAPSAAPAPAAPAPAPAPQSAASSQPQSASTPPALGPGSLLGAAPGLPSPLLPQTSASGVIFPNPLVSIAATANALDPLSALMKHRKGKPPNVSVFEPKASAEDPFFKHKCRFCAKVFGSDSALQIHLRSHTGERPFKCNICGNRFSTKGNLKVHFQRHKEKYPHIQMNPYPVPEYLDNVPTCSGIPYGMSLPPEKPVTTWLDSKPVLPTVPTSVGLQLPPTVPGAHGYTDSPTATPASRSPQRPSPASSECASLSPGLNHPESGVSATAESPQPLLGGPPLTKAEPVSLPCTNVRAGDTPVGAQASAAPTSVDGAPTSLGSPGLPAVSEQFKAQFPFGGLLDSMQTSETSKLQQLVENIDKKMTDPNQCVICHRVLSCQSALKMHYRTHTGERPFKCKICGRAFTTKGNLKTHFGVHRAKPPLRVQHSCPICQKKFTNAVVLQQHIRMHMGGQIPNTPLPEGFQDAMDSELAYDDKNAEILSSYDDDMDENSMEDDAELKDAASDPAKPLLSYAGSCPPSPPSVISSIAALENQMKMIDSVMSCQQLTSLKSVDNGSGESDRLSNDSSSAVGDLESHSAGSPALSESSSSQALSPAPSNGESFRSKSPGLGAPEEPQEIPLKTERPDSPAPAPGSGGAPGRAGIKEEAPFSLLFLNRERGPSQSTPSLISSAAPTMIKVEVNGHGKAMALGEGPPLPAGVQVPAGPQTVMGPGLTPMLAPPPRRTPKQHNCQSCGKTFSSASALQIHERTHTGEKPFGCTICGRAFTTKGNLKVHMGTHMWNNAPARRGRRLSVENPMALLGGDALKFSEMFQKDLAARAMNVDPSFWNQYAAAITNGLAMKNNEISVIQNGGIPQLPVSLGGSALPPLGTMASGMDKARTGSSPPIVSLDKASSETAASRPFTRFIEDNKEIGIN; from the exons CCGCCCCGGGGGAAGGCGCGGACGACGCCGACAGCGGGCCCGAGAGCCGCAGCGGGGGCGAGGAGACCAGCGTGTGCGAGAAATGCTGCGCCGAGTTCTTCAAGTGGGCAGACTTCTTGGAGCACCAGCGGAGCTGCACCAAGCTCCCGCCCGTGCTGATCGTGCACGAGGACGCGCCCGCGCCGCCCCCCGAGGACTTCCCCGAGCCTTCGCCCACCAGCTCCCCCAGCGAGCGCGCCGAAAGCGAGGCAGCGGAGGAGGCGGGCGCCGAGGGCGCGGAGGGCGAGGCCAGGCCTGCGGAGAAGGAGGCCGAGCCCATGGACGCGGAACCCGCGGGGGACACTCGCGTGCCCCGGCCCCCGCCCGCGGCCCCTGCACCCCCCACGCCCGCCTACGGCGCGCCCAGCACCAACGTGACCCTGGAGGCGCTGCTGAGTACGAAGGTGGCCGTGGCGCAGTTCTCGCAGGGCGCGCGCGCAGCGGGCGGCTCGGGCACAGGTGGCGGCGTGGCGGCTGCCGCCGTGCCTCTGATCCTGGAGCAGCTCATGgccctgcagcagcagcagatcCACCAGCTACAGCTCATCGAGCAGATCCGCAGCCAGGTGGCCCTCATGCAGCGCCCGCCTCCGCGGCCCTCACTCAGTCCTGCGGCCGCCCCGAGCGCACCGGGCCCGGCCCCCACCCAGCTGCCCGGGCTGGCGGCCCTCCCTCTGTCGGCAGGggcccccgccgccgcccccgcgGGCTCGGGCCCCGCCGCCCCGGCTGCCTTCGAGGGCTCGCAGCCCCTGTCCCGGCCCGAGTCTGGCGCCAGCACCCCCGGCGGCACCGCGGAGCCCAGCGCGCCCGCCGCCCCCAGCGCCGCCCCGGCCCCTGccgcccccgccccggccccAGCGCCGCAGAGTGCGGCCTCATCGCAGCCACAGAGCGCGTCCACGCCGCCTGCCCTGGGCCCGGGGTCCCTGCTGGGCGCGGCGCCCGGCCTGCCAAGCCCGCTTCTACCTCAGACCTCTGCCAGCGGCGTCATCTTCCCCAACCCGCTGGTCAGCATCGCGGCCACGGCCAACGCCCTGGACCCGCTGTCCGCGCTCATGAAGCACCGCAAGGGCAAGCCGCCCAATGTGTCAGTGTTCGAGCCCAAGGCCAGTGCCGAGGACCCGTTTTTCAAGCACAAATGCCGCTTCTGCGCCAAGGTCTTCGGCAGTGACAGCGCGCTCCAGATCCACCTGCGCTCGCACACAGGCGAGCGGCCCTTCAAGTGCAACATCTGCGGGAACCGCTTCTCCACCAAAGGCAACCTGAAGGTGCACTTCCAGAGGCACAAGGAGAAGTACCCCCACATCCAGATGAACCCCTACCCGGTCCCCGAGTACCTGGACAATGTGCCCACTTGCTCGGGCATTCCCTACGGCATGTCGTTGCCCCCAGAGAAGCCCGTGACCACCTGGCTGGACAGCAAGCCCGTGCTGCCCACCGTGCCCACGTCCGTGGGGCTGCAACTGCCGCCCACTGTCCCTGGCGCGCACGGCTACACGGACTCCCCCACCGCCACCCCCGCCAGCCGCTCCCCGCAGAGGCCCTCGCCCGCCTCCAGCGAGTGCGCCTCCTTGTCCCCAGGCCTGAACCACCCCGAGTCCGGCGTGTCAGCCACCGCCGAGTCCCCACAGCCACTCCTCGGCGGGCCGCCCCTGACTAAAGCCGAGCCCGTCAGCTTGCCTTGCACCAATGTCAGGGCCGGGGACACTCCCGTGGGCGCGCAGGCCAGCGCCGCGCCAACATCGGTGGATGGCGCTCCCACGAGCCTCGGCAGCCCCGGGCTGCCCGCCGTCTCCGAGCAGTTCAAGGCCCAGTTTCCGTTCGGCGGGCTGCTGGACTCGATGCAAACGTCGGAAACCTCGAAGCTGCAGCAGCTGGTGGAGAACATCGACAAGAAGATGACGGACCCGAACCAGTGCGTCATCTGCCACCGGGTGCTGAGCTGCCAGAGCGCGCTGAAGATGCACTACCGGACGCACACGGGGGAGCGGCCGTTCAAGTGCAAGATCTGCGGCCGCGCCTTCACGACCAAGGGCAACCTCAAGACGCACTTCGGCGTGCACCGCGCCAAGCCGCCCCTGCGCGTTCAGCACTCCTGCCCCATCTGCCAGAAGAAGTTCACCAATGCCGTGGTCCTGCAGCAGCACATTCGCATGCACATGGGCGGCCAGATCCCCAACACGCCGCTGCCCGAGGGCTTCCAGGATGCCATGGACTCCGAGCTGGCCTACGACGACAAGAACGCGGAGATTCTGAGCAGCTACGACGACGACATGGACGAGAACTCCATGGAAGACGACGCCGAGCTGAAGGACGCGGCCAGCGACCCGGCCAAGCCGCTCCTATCCTACGCGGGGTCCTGCCCGCCCTCCCCGCCCTCGGTCATCTCCAGCATCGCCGCCCTGGAGAACCAGATGAAGATGATCGACTCGGTCATGAGCTGCCAGCAGCTGACCAGCCTCAAGTCCGTGGATAACGGGTCCGGAGAGAGTGACCGCCTGAGCAACGACTCCTCGTCGGCCGTGGGCGACCTGGAGAGCCACAGCGCGGGTAGCCCCGCCCTGTCCGAGTCCTCGTCCTCGCAGGCCCTGTCGCCGGCCCCCAGCAACGGCGAGAGCTTCCGCTCCAAGTCCCCGGGCCTGGGCGCCCCGGAGGAGCCCCAGGAGATCCCGCTCAAGACCGAGAGGCCCGACAGCCCGGCCCCCGCCCCAGGCAGTGGAGGCGCCCCCGGCCGCGCGGGCATCAAGGAGGAGGCGCCCTTCAGCCTGCTGTTCCTGAACAGGGAGCGGG GTCCCAGCCAAAGCACTCCTAGCCTGATCTCCAGCGCCGCACCCACCATGATCAAAGTGGAAGTGAACGGTCACGGCAAGGCCATGGCGCTGGGCGAGGGTCCCCCGCTGCCCGCGGGCGTCCAGGTCCCCGCCGGGCCTCAGACAGTGATGGGCCCGGGCCTGACGCCCATGCTGGCCCCCCCGCCCCGCCGGACGCCCAAGCAGCACAACTGCCAGTCGTGCGGGAAGACCTTCTCCTCGGCCAGTGCCCTGCAGATCCATGAGCGCACGCACACCGGCGAGAAGCCGTTCGGTTGCACCATCTGCGGCCGGGCCTTCACCACCAAGGGCAACCTCAAG GTGCACATGGGGACACACATGTGGAATAACGCCCCCGCGAGACGCGGCCGCCGCCTGTCTGTGGAGAACCCCATGGCTCTCCTAGGGGGCGATGCCCTGAAGTTCTCTGAAATGTTCCAGAAGGACCTGGCGGCTCGGGCAATGAACGTCGACCCCAGTTTTTGGAACCAGTATGCTGCAGCCATCACGAACGGGCTCGCCATGAAGAACAACGAGATCTCCGTCATCCAGAACGGAGGCATCCCCCAGCTCCCCGTGAGTCTCGGGGGCAGCGCCTTACCCCCTCTGGGCACCATGGCCAGTGGGATGGACAAAGCGCGTACCGGCAGTAGCCCACCCATCGTCAGCTTGGACAAAGCAAGCTCAGAAACAGCAGCCAGCCGCCCATTCACACGGTTTATCGAGGACAACAAGGAGATTGGTATCAACTAG